The Clostridioides sp. ES-S-0010-02 genome window below encodes:
- a CDS encoding sigma 54-interacting transcriptional regulator gives MDNNLIGLIEHVENPVILCKESGEIIYCNHLIDNIFSFLDIKRPKNINELDSNFDKKDILVNNKKKIAFRELRMTAHIYNMKDNDNENNIVYLFEKSVISDKIVEDIIEHIDEVVVVFNKDGVIEKMNTVSDEILPFKRTEVLGRNITDLVRQGLVEEPIILNMLKVKKKIYRNIVYPDGKLIAYTAVPIWDSKGKLTGGVLTGRDISRVIKLESQIRYSDVSEDTEYISQSKTMDNIKKVVKRAAASDSSIFINGESGVGKEIIARTIYKYSSRREKPFIAINCGAIPNELLESEFFGYEEGSFTGAKKKGKKGLFEEANGGTIFLDEIGELPMQMQKKLLRVIQENTITRIGGSKPIKIDVRYISATNISHEDLRNNLKFRQDLYYRLSVIPVKIPPLRERKEDIVPLVDYFLKLYNDKYNREVEVSPKVIELLEEYSWPGNIRELKNIIERFVVLSAKNVIGEDEFNMLINLDMIDNESNDLSPIVVNGIMNLNDAYKMVDQIMISKAINKYGSITKAAEVIGIYPSTIHRKIKSGYIRV, from the coding sequence ATGGATAATAATTTGATAGGGCTTATAGAACATGTAGAAAATCCAGTTATTTTATGCAAAGAGTCAGGCGAAATAATATACTGTAATCATCTAATAGATAATATTTTTAGCTTTCTCGATATAAAAAGACCTAAAAATATAAATGAATTAGATTCAAATTTTGACAAAAAAGATATACTGGTGAATAATAAAAAGAAAATAGCTTTTAGAGAATTAAGAATGACTGCACATATTTATAATATGAAAGATAATGATAATGAAAATAACATAGTTTATTTATTTGAGAAGTCTGTAATATCTGACAAAATAGTTGAGGATATAATAGAACATATAGATGAAGTTGTCGTTGTATTTAACAAAGATGGAGTAATTGAAAAGATGAATACTGTCAGTGATGAGATTTTACCTTTTAAAAGAACTGAAGTACTTGGTAGAAATATAACAGATCTTGTCAGACAGGGGTTAGTTGAAGAACCAATAATATTAAATATGCTTAAGGTAAAGAAAAAGATTTATAGAAATATTGTTTATCCTGATGGAAAGCTTATCGCTTATACAGCCGTTCCAATATGGGACTCAAAAGGAAAACTTACAGGAGGAGTACTTACAGGAAGAGATATATCAAGGGTTATTAAACTTGAATCTCAGATAAGATATAGTGATGTATCAGAAGATACAGAGTATATAAGCCAAAGTAAGACTATGGACAATATAAAAAAAGTTGTCAAAAGAGCTGCAGCATCAGATTCTTCTATATTTATAAATGGAGAATCAGGCGTAGGAAAAGAAATTATAGCTAGGACAATATATAAGTATAGTTCAAGAAGGGAAAAGCCTTTTATAGCTATAAACTGTGGGGCTATACCAAATGAATTATTGGAATCAGAGTTTTTTGGATATGAAGAAGGTTCTTTTACTGGAGCTAAGAAAAAGGGTAAAAAAGGACTTTTTGAAGAAGCAAATGGTGGAACTATATTCTTGGATGAAATAGGTGAATTGCCAATGCAAATGCAAAAAAAATTACTTAGAGTTATACAAGAAAACACAATTACTAGAATTGGTGGGAGTAAACCTATAAAGATAGATGTTAGATATATAAGTGCCACTAATATTTCTCATGAGGACCTTAGAAACAACCTTAAATTTAGACAAGATTTATACTATAGATTGAGTGTTATTCCAGTAAAGATACCACCACTTAGAGAGAGAAAAGAAGATATAGTTCCATTAGTGGACTACTTCCTAAAACTTTATAATGATAAGTACAATAGAGAAGTAGAAGTTTCACCTAAGGTTATTGAATTATTGGAAGAATACTCTTGGCCAGGAAATATAAGAGAGTTAAAAAATATTATTGAAAGATTTGTAGTATTATCAGCCAAAAACGTAATTGGAGAAGATGAATTTAATATGCTTATAAATCTGGATATGATTGATAACGAATCAAATGATTTATCACCAATAGTGGTAAATGGAATTATGAATCTGAATGATGCATATAAAATGGTAGACCAAATAATGATAAGTAAGGCTATAAATAAATATGGTTCAATAACAAAGGCAGCCGAAGTGATAGGCATATATCCTTCTACAATACATAGAAAGATAAAAAGCGGATATATTCGTGTTTAG
- a CDS encoding electron transfer flavoprotein subunit alpha/FixB family protein: MNDIKDLSSYKNVWIFAEQRDGKITPVVIELLGEGRKLAKEVDAELCAVLLGKDVDGLAKELISYGADKVYVADDALLEKYTTDAYTKVIKDAIDEIKPEIMLFGATHIGRDLAPRIASRVGTGLTADCTKLEIDPEDKKIKQTRPAFGGNIMATIICPNHRPQMSTVRPGVMDKAEKDETRTGEVIALDYKITQDDIRTTVLETVKSKKDLVSLTDANVIVSGGLGLGGPEGFEMLKQLADKLGGVVGSSRAAVDAGWIDHSHQVGQTGTTVKPNLYIACGISGAIQHLAGMQSSDFIIAINKNPAAPILEIADYGVVGDLHEIVPMLIDKLDSVDDLLEAIKA, encoded by the coding sequence ATGAATGATATAAAAGATTTAAGTTCTTATAAAAACGTATGGATATTTGCAGAGCAAAGAGATGGAAAAATAACTCCAGTAGTTATCGAATTATTAGGAGAAGGAAGAAAATTAGCTAAAGAAGTAGATGCAGAACTTTGTGCAGTATTATTAGGAAAAGATGTTGATGGATTAGCTAAAGAATTAATTTCTTATGGAGCTGATAAAGTTTATGTTGCAGACGATGCTCTTTTAGAAAAATATACAACTGATGCATATACAAAAGTAATAAAAGATGCAATAGATGAAATAAAACCAGAAATAATGCTTTTCGGAGCAACTCATATAGGTAGAGACTTAGCACCTAGAATAGCTTCAAGAGTAGGAACTGGATTAACAGCAGACTGTACTAAACTAGAAATAGACCCAGAAGATAAGAAAATAAAACAAACTCGTCCAGCATTTGGTGGAAACATAATGGCTACAATCATTTGTCCAAACCATAGACCTCAAATGTCTACAGTTAGACCTGGAGTTATGGATAAAGCTGAAAAAGACGAAACAAGAACTGGTGAAGTTATAGCATTAGATTACAAAATAACTCAAGATGATATAAGAACTACTGTTTTAGAAACAGTTAAGAGTAAAAAAGATTTAGTATCTCTTACAGATGCAAATGTTATAGTATCAGGTGGTCTAGGATTAGGTGGACCTGAAGGATTTGAAATGCTTAAACAATTAGCTGACAAATTAGGTGGAGTAGTTGGTTCTTCTCGTGCAGCTGTAGATGCTGGATGGATAGACCATTCTCACCAAGTAGGTCAAACAGGAACTACTGTTAAACCAAACCTATACATAGCTTGTGGTATATCAGGAGCAATACAACATTTAGCAGGTATGCAATCATCAGATTTCATAATTGCTATAAACAAAAACCCAGCAGCTCCAATATTAGAAATTGCTGATTATGGAGTAGTTGGTGACTTACATGAAATAGTTCCAATGCTTATAGATAAATTAGATAGCGTTGATGATTTATTAGAAGCTATAAAAGCTTAA
- a CDS encoding electron transfer flavoprotein subunit beta/FixA family protein has product MKILVCVKQVPDTNEVRINKETGTLIRDGVPSILNPDDANALEEALKIKDEHDDVTITVITMGPPQADFMLRECLAMGADDAILLSDRAFGGADTWATSNTIAAGISKIGDYDIIFAGRQAIDGDTAQVGPQIAEKLNIPQVTYVQDFKIEGKDIIVQRQLEDGYELIKVSTPVLLTAVKELNAPRYMSVDKIVKAYKHDVKVWTIDDLDVNKEEVGLKASPTKVFRSFTPEPRGKGEILEGKADEIANKIIIGLKQKHII; this is encoded by the coding sequence TTGAAAATATTAGTTTGCGTAAAACAAGTTCCAGATACTAACGAAGTAAGAATAAATAAAGAAACAGGTACTCTTATAAGAGATGGAGTTCCAAGTATATTAAACCCAGATGATGCAAATGCATTAGAAGAAGCATTAAAAATTAAAGATGAGCATGATGATGTAACTATAACAGTTATAACAATGGGACCTCCTCAAGCAGATTTTATGCTAAGAGAGTGTTTAGCTATGGGGGCTGATGATGCAATATTATTAAGTGATAGAGCATTTGGAGGAGCTGATACTTGGGCTACATCAAATACTATCGCAGCAGGAATATCTAAAATAGGTGACTATGATATAATATTTGCAGGAAGACAAGCAATAGATGGAGATACTGCACAAGTTGGACCACAAATTGCAGAAAAATTAAACATTCCTCAAGTTACATATGTACAAGACTTCAAAATAGAAGGAAAAGACATAATAGTTCAAAGACAATTAGAAGATGGATATGAATTAATTAAAGTAAGTACACCTGTACTTTTAACAGCAGTAAAAGAATTAAATGCACCTAGATATATGTCTGTTGATAAAATAGTTAAAGCATATAAACATGATGTAAAAGTTTGGACAATTGATGATTTAGACGTAAATAAAGAAGAAGTTGGCTTAAAAGCATCACCAACTAAAGTATTTAGATCATTTACTCCTGAGCCAAGAGGAAAAGGAGAAATCTTAGAAGGTAAAGCTGACGAAATAGCTAACAAAATAATAATAGGTCTAAAACAAAAGCACATTATATAA